In the Fundulus heteroclitus isolate FHET01 chromosome 23, MU-UCD_Fhet_4.1, whole genome shotgun sequence genome, ATCGGAGTACCCGCCTGCAGTCATGCCTTTTCCTTTCGGGAAGTCTCAGAAGAACCCGGCTGAAATGGTGAAGAGCTTGAAGGAAAATGTTGCACACTTGGAAAAGGTGGATGCTGCGGACAAAAAGAAGCTGGAAAAGGTTTGAGCCcactctgctttattttttttttttttatttttaaattgaattttaCATTGGTAACTTTCGTTGCACGACCCAATTATCCGTCTTGTTGTCTGGTTCCCAATACCCAGGCCGCAGAAGATGTGTCCAAAAACCTTGCCTCCCTGAAAGAGGTGCTGAGCGGCACAGGGGACAAGGAGCCCCAGACCGAAGCTGTGGCTCAGCTCGCGCAGGAATTGTACAACACCAACCTTCTCATCACGCTCATCGCAAACCTGCAGAGGGTTGACTTCGAGGTGAGAGAAAGGCCTCGCCTCTTGATTAAAATGGACCTGTCCCAAAAGTTCAGATTATTTAGCAGAGACATGATCGGACACTTCCTGTTCATATCCGAACTCTGCATGTCGGTCTGTTGGACTCGATGTCTTCCAGGGCAAGAAGGACGTGGTCCATTTGTTCAGCAACATGGTCAGGCGTCAGATTGGCAGCCGCACGCCCACGGTCGAATACATCTCCTCACACCCAGAGATCCTCTTCATGCTTCTGAAGGGGTGAGGTCAACGGGTTTCCCTCTTTATTTATGTGATCGTTTGCTCTGCAGCatgggggggggtctgtgtctgAGCAGCCGTGCTTTAACACGGAGGTATAAATCGTCCAAACGACAGAGGaaagctgcttctgctctcgTGCTTGGATTTAGTTTTGCACCGATTCTCTCAAATATGTGTGAAGCTGCACTTCCGTGCAACGTCTGCGTTTCAACAGCTCCCTGAAAACAAGCAGGAACTTGCTGCACTCACCTGTGGGTTTCGCGCGCTGATGGCGAGATAGCAGTGTTGGTTTTCTACACCtcagaaaaaggagaagaaaaaaaaaggggcaacCACCACGCTGCCTGCTGCAGAgaacaaaattcagttttagcGGCTGGGCGCCGGGGCCATCTCAGACTACTTTCAGCAGATCAAATACCACCTCAGGCAGCCGCAtgatggatttttgtttttgttttttttagccatttatTTCTGCTCATGGTAGTTTGCCATGTTTTTGAACCTGAACTCTTCAAATGTCATGCCGATGAGGAAGACCTTTTAGCTTGATTGTCGGGAGGCAGACATGAAATGCTGACATTTAACGCTCATGTGGTAATTTAACGTGCCGCTGTTGTGCTCTGTGCAGTCGGGGGGATAAGCTCTCCTTTGGCCGGCTACCCACAGGCTCCAAACAAGCGGCTCCCTGTGAAAGAGGAGCTGCAAATGCAATTTTCTTGTCGGATTAAGAGCGGTTGAAGTGCCTGAGAACtcttcattttccttttttcttttaatctgcgGCGTAGCCTTGTATAATTAGGCGGTTCTGAATGCGGAGCTTTGACATGTGTGACTGCGCTGCGAGCTGCGCTGACACGTGTTGACCCGTGCAGGTACGAGAACGCAGAGGTGGCTCTGAACTGCGGCATAATGCTGAGAGAGTGTCTGCGTCACGAGCCCCTGGCCAGGACGATCCTCTTCTCCGAGGAGTTCTACTGCTTCTTCAACTACGTGGAGCTCTCCACCTTTGACATCGCCTCGGACGCCTTCGCCTCTTTTAAGGTCCgccttctcttcttcttcttctaatcgCTGCGCCACACGTGAATCATCTCCTCCCAATTGGTCTTGTAATTTTTATCCCCCCCCCTCTCAGGATCTTCTCACAAAGCACAAGATGATGTCCGCTGATTTCTTGGAGAACAATTACGACAGGGTGAGTCTTTGTCCAGTCAGGAGTTTTACGTGTTGCCCACTCTGTGCTTAACaagcctttttaaaaactgtccACCAGGTGTTCACAGAGTAcgaaaagctgctgcagtctgACAACTACGTCACCAAACGGCAGTCTTTGAAGGTAGTCCCGCCTCGCCCTCGCTTTTGTTGGAGTTCACCTTCTGGCATTAATGCATCTGTGGCCTGTTTTAATCAGCTCCTCGGGGAACTGCTGCTGGACAGACACAACTTCACCGTCATGACAAAGTACATCAGCCGAGCAGAGAACCTGAAGCTGATGATGAACCTTCTACGGGACGACAGCCGCAGCATCGAATTCGAAGCTTTCCACGTCTTTAAGGTGCGTTTGTCACATGCGTCCCAGGATTAGGCTGCTATGAGGTTCTCACAGTATGATGACCTTTTAATGAAAATGCCTGTTTTACACTCTGGTATAAGTGAACCAATAGTTAAATTTCTTCTAATTCATTTACTGCGTTGGGTTTTCTCTTCTGCCAAGTTTGAAGGGATCCCACGCTTCCTGTCATTTCCTCTGTGCTTCTTTTCGCTCCTCCCCTTTTCTGTCCGTAGCTGATACTCCCACTTACCATCCATGTAGCATCAGCGGAGGTGAGAGCGACGTGCGACACCGATAAGCACCCAGCCGGCCGTGCGCCGAGTCGTTTAAACCAAATTTAACGAAGTCTCGTGGTAGATCGTTTGTGTTGAGGAAGCTACCTGAGCCGATAGCCTGAGTAATTAGCCAGCTAATATCACTTTTTTAAGCTTCGGTGTTGCTTCATAGAGAGCACAAGATAATAAATCATTCTACCCAAAAAGCACTTTTATCTTAAAAGCCCATAGTAAATTTAAGGTTGGGGTTCCTATGTTTTCATATGTTGTCTTTAAAAGAAATCATTACATCCTGTAAAACGACCATTTAGCTGTCAATGACTCTACTTGTGGCTAAAGTTGTATCGAATTCTTTTATTTCTaagggcaaggcaagtttatttgtataacacgTTACACCAATAGGacaatttaaagtgtaactaaaCAGaacttaagaaaagaaaacatagaaaaaagCACGTAGCAGTGGAGACTACAGAAGACTACTATAACACTACAGAACTATTTTAATGTCTATGTATCTTTAGctgaaataaactgatttgtAAGTGATTGTCCTGAGGACAAGAAACAAGTGAaacctgtttttaatttaaagcacAGGTTTCACTTGCATGAACtagttgattttatttaaaacttttaaataaaatcaactaGATCATGCATCCTGCTGAATCCTTGCTTCTAATAGATCTTAATGATATCAGGTAACTATTTAATTGCAAAACTACAGTAGAACGTTGTCTGTGGATTAGGATTAATCATCATGTTTACCATTTAACCAGTGTGGCCAGAGTTTTCTCATTTCATCCAGTAATCATGTACATCTGATATGGGCATTAAGGCCTGGCTCCTGAATCTGGTATCTAACCAAATATCGCTAACAGGCAGTCCGTTTTGATTGCACTCTAGTATCAAATCACTGTGTAAATAAAGGTATGTTTATTTCAGATCATCATGCCACCTTCTGCCTCTTTGGCATAAAATCTTTTCTGTTAAATTGTGCAAGGAAAAATTGGCACTTTGGTTCCCATAGCTGCTTTATTTAAGGGACAAATGCTAATTTGTGAGCGTTTTCTCTTGCTGAAGGTATTTGTTGCGAACCCAAACAAGACCCAGCCAGTGCTCGACATCCTGCTGAAGAACCAGGCCAAGCTGGTGGACTTCCTGAGCCACTTCCAGACGGACCGATCCGAGGACGAGCAGTTCTGCGACGAGAAAAACTATCTGATCAAGCAGATCCGCGACCTGAAGAGACCGACTGCAGCCGAGGAGTCCTAAAGCCTGCGGGAACAACTCGCTTCTCTCAGGTGGTACATTATAGAGCTGCAAGGGGCTGGGGGagtttaaaatgcaattttaatCATGAAACATAGGAAAAGATGTTCCGATTTCCCATTTTCTGGTGTAGTGTGAATATGCAGGTGGTTTCTACCGCCACCCGTGTGGGCCAAGAACTGTTATTTAAACCACAGTGCTTCTTATCGAGCGACAGTGGAATGCCTTTACTCTGCTTGTGTAATGTTGGACCTTAAACTGTTACTTCTTCACATAGATTGTTGCTAAAATTTCCCAACATTTCCACAGGCTCTAAAGATGTTCTCATTAAAGTAATTTTCCTTAACATGTCTATATTATAAAGATTGAAATGCTGAGAggtaaatatattatttttctaaTGTAACTGCTTCCTCTAAATGCTCcagttttctctgttatttGCCTTattgtacgttttttttttttttttttttttttttttttttttctctcgtcCGTGTGGGAGTTAAATGATCTTTAGAAACATGGCCCAGGCAGGGCGGCATGTGGCTCTTTGTCGGCCGGGTCAGCACCCAGGGCTTTGGTTGCTTTTGTGTGTCTGGCAGCAGTCAGACATGAATCCAGCAGTGCTGTATTTGTCTATGCAGGAAACACAAGTCAAAACCAATGAGGAATCGGATCaattctgtgttgtttttttttttttctgaggttgTATCTGGCAACGCTTGCATGATTGAAATAGAAACAGAGAATCAGATAATGCTGCAGGGTCTCAGCCAGACGATTGATCTCACAGAAAGCGCTCCGTTTCATTTCCACATGCAGAATAAACACAGTGCTAATCTGTCCAAACTAATGACAGCTGTTTGCAGCGTAAAGGGCAGCTCTCAAGGATGCAACATCAACACGTTTCACCGTTATACTGATTTATGAGCATTAGGGTGAATTTACACACGTTGAAGCAAGTTCATGCTAATACTAGAGTTgggtttttgtctttgttgatAGAAATATgtttagagatgcactgattaGAGACCTGGTGGCCAATTTCCAGTTGCCAATTTTATAAAGCTGAAACCGACTTTTAGCCGATTCTTGACTTTTTAGGAGCTATAAATAACAGATGGTTTCCCTTTTtgtctaaataataaaaagttgatagaaattaatcagaaaatgtGCACCATATCACAAGGTGTTCCACTTTTTCTTATTGCAAAATGAATAACATGAATGTTCAACTTAACAGTCCTGAAGAAAAGGCTCTGATCTGATCGATTTGTAAGACATTGGTTTGTTTATTGCTACTATAAAGAAGTCTTAAGCCACCTTTCTGTAGTCACTCGTTAATAGTTGATATTAGGACCAGAGCTGACGTCTCACAGAGAGAGAAGTATTGGCGTTACACAGCTCTGCCGTTAAACAGgattttatataatttcaaaCAATGGCCAAAATGATAGGAGTTGGACGtgataatcaataaatcaattaatcgcacGATAAATTTTAATCACATGATTCGTTAAAATAAGCGCATTGATTTGCGTAGGCTTCAGTACGCTGCATCGGTGTCTGCATCTGCTCACCCTCCCTGATCGTTTCCTCCGTGTAGCGGGGGTTAAATCTTGGCCAGGCTTTCCCACAGAAAATGGGGGAATCCTGGCGGTAGTTGTCTGGTGGCTCGCGGTAGGTGTGTGAGGAAGCGTGGAGCGTTGCTCGAAGGAGGGGTGCAGCCCTTAAACCGGGTACCGTAGTgtgcgtcaagctaataacagctagcgcgttAGGTTAGTTGACCGGGAGGTTTTCTTCAGACGGGAACTTTACTGACCGTTTTACGTTGCTCTC is a window encoding:
- the cab39l1 gene encoding calcium binding protein 39, like 1 — encoded protein: MPFPFGKSQKNPAEMVKSLKENVAHLEKVDAADKKKLEKAAEDVSKNLASLKEVLSGTGDKEPQTEAVAQLAQELYNTNLLITLIANLQRVDFEGKKDVVHLFSNMVRRQIGSRTPTVEYISSHPEILFMLLKGYENAEVALNCGIMLRECLRHEPLARTILFSEEFYCFFNYVELSTFDIASDAFASFKDLLTKHKMMSADFLENNYDRVFTEYEKLLQSDNYVTKRQSLKLLGELLLDRHNFTVMTKYISRAENLKLMMNLLRDDSRSIEFEAFHVFKVFVANPNKTQPVLDILLKNQAKLVDFLSHFQTDRSEDEQFCDEKNYLIKQIRDLKRPTAAEES